The following coding sequences lie in one Paraburkholderia largidicola genomic window:
- a CDS encoding MFS transporter — protein MSVAAQNGAAVPAIDQRQVMGAVFASCLGWALDLFDLFVLLYVAPVVGRLFFPSDHAMLSLAGVYASFAVTLLMRPLGSALFGSYADRHGRKGAMIVAVVGVGISTAAFGLLPTVHTVGLVAPVLFLILRLVQGVFVGGVVASTHTIGTESVAPKYRGAVSGLIGGGGAGMGALLASLTFLLMSSLFPGDLFDVWGWRCMFFTGIISSVLGLFVFNSLEESPLWRKLAAEKAAKAAAQTRDAAVEIVRSPLKTLFSRDYRSILFVNLLLTIGGGSGYYLTSGYLPTFLKVVSHAPNGAAAAILMICSIAVVIASVAAGHLSTFIGRKTTFIWIGLIRLVALPGIFLLLPTATDIVTVGIYAVVLSALGSAGYAPILIFLNERFPTAIRATGTGLSWNIGFAIGGMMPTFVSLVAKETSQLPVMLAIFLSAISVIFLIGAFIVPETRGRLDQPATRNAS, from the coding sequence ATGTCCGTAGCAGCGCAAAACGGCGCCGCCGTGCCGGCTATCGACCAGCGGCAGGTCATGGGCGCGGTATTCGCCTCATGTCTGGGCTGGGCCCTCGATCTGTTCGACCTGTTCGTGCTCTTGTACGTGGCGCCCGTCGTCGGGCGTCTGTTCTTCCCTTCCGATCACGCGATGCTGTCGCTCGCAGGCGTCTACGCGTCGTTCGCCGTCACGCTGCTGATGCGCCCGCTCGGCTCCGCACTGTTCGGCTCGTACGCCGACCGTCACGGACGCAAGGGCGCGATGATCGTTGCCGTGGTTGGTGTGGGCATCTCGACGGCGGCTTTCGGCCTGCTGCCGACCGTGCATACCGTCGGCCTGGTCGCGCCCGTACTCTTTCTGATTCTGCGGCTCGTGCAGGGCGTATTCGTCGGCGGCGTGGTCGCGTCGACGCATACGATCGGCACCGAATCCGTCGCGCCGAAATATCGCGGCGCCGTGTCGGGGCTGATCGGCGGCGGTGGCGCGGGCATGGGCGCGCTGCTCGCTTCGCTGACCTTCCTCCTGATGTCGTCGCTCTTTCCGGGCGATCTGTTCGACGTGTGGGGCTGGCGCTGCATGTTCTTCACGGGGATCATCAGTTCGGTGCTCGGTCTCTTCGTGTTCAACAGCCTCGAAGAGTCGCCGCTGTGGCGCAAACTGGCCGCGGAAAAGGCCGCGAAAGCCGCGGCGCAGACGCGCGATGCCGCCGTCGAGATCGTGCGCTCACCGCTGAAAACGCTGTTCTCGCGCGACTATCGGTCGATCCTGTTCGTCAACCTGCTGTTGACCATCGGCGGCGGCAGCGGCTACTACCTGACCTCGGGTTATCTGCCGACGTTCCTGAAGGTCGTGAGCCACGCGCCCAACGGCGCCGCCGCCGCGATCCTGATGATCTGCAGCATCGCCGTCGTGATCGCGTCGGTGGCGGCGGGACACCTGAGCACGTTCATCGGCCGCAAGACGACGTTCATCTGGATCGGCCTGATCCGCCTCGTCGCGCTGCCGGGCATCTTTCTGCTGCTGCCCACGGCCACCGACATCGTGACCGTCGGCATCTATGCCGTCGTGCTGAGCGCGCTGGGCAGCGCCGGTTATGCGCCGATCCTGATCTTCCTCAACGAACGTTTCCCGACGGCGATCCGCGCGACGGGCACGGGTCTGTCATGGAACATCGGCTTTGCGATCGGCGGCATGATGCCGACCTTCGTCTCGCTGGTCGCGAAGGAAACGAGCCAATTGCCCGTCATGCTGGCGATCTTCCTCAGCGCGATCAGCGTGATCTTCCTGATTGGCGCGTTCATCGTGCCGGAGACACGGGGCCGGCTCGATCAGCCCGCTACGCGCAACGCGAGCTGA
- a CDS encoding FAD binding domain-containing protein, translating to MKPAAFDYVRAKTTHEALEMLAQSGEDARVLAGGQSLMAVLNMRLAQPRVLVDISRTDELNAVRVDRDARRLVVSAAATQGSVEWRATLHDEVPLLAMAFPHISHFQIRNRGTVCGSIAHADPSAELPLVLTALGGEVLLRSKKKQRVLSASDFFQGMLMTAREPDELVEAVRFPLKQPGERFGFTECSARHGDFAMVACAAVVTDDAIRIAVGGVADRPKVETWPRLQGDDLRGALNDLSWKLGAQDDAHISAKYRRHLVRELGWRVIEEAK from the coding sequence ATGAAGCCCGCAGCCTTCGACTACGTTCGCGCGAAGACCACGCATGAAGCGCTCGAGATGCTCGCGCAAAGCGGCGAAGACGCCCGCGTGCTGGCAGGCGGCCAATCGCTGATGGCCGTGCTGAACATGCGGCTCGCGCAGCCGCGCGTACTCGTCGACATCTCGCGCACCGACGAACTGAACGCGGTGCGGGTAGATCGCGATGCGCGGCGTCTGGTCGTGAGCGCGGCGGCGACGCAAGGCAGCGTCGAATGGCGCGCGACGCTGCACGACGAAGTGCCGTTGCTGGCGATGGCCTTCCCGCACATCTCGCACTTTCAGATCCGCAATCGCGGCACCGTGTGCGGCTCGATCGCGCATGCCGACCCGAGCGCGGAGTTGCCGCTCGTGTTGACGGCGCTCGGCGGCGAGGTATTGCTGCGCTCGAAAAAGAAACAACGCGTGCTGTCGGCAAGCGACTTCTTTCAGGGCATGTTGATGACGGCGCGCGAGCCGGACGAACTCGTCGAAGCGGTGCGCTTCCCGCTGAAGCAGCCGGGCGAGCGCTTCGGGTTCACGGAATGCTCGGCACGTCACGGCGACTTCGCGATGGTCGCATGCGCCGCCGTCGTCACGGACGACGCGATACGGATCGCCGTGGGCGGCGTCGCGGACCGGCCGAAGGTCGAAACCTGGCCGCGCCTGCAAGGCGACGACCTGCGTGGCGCATTGAACGATTTGAGCTGGAAACTGGGCGCGCAGGACGATGCGCATATCAGCGCGAAGTACCGCCGTCATCTGGTACGTGAACTCGGATGGCGCGTGATCGAGGAGGCCAAGTGA
- a CDS encoding ABC transporter ATP-binding protein, with protein MSAISLSNIQKTFGANAPVIRNLNLDIGAHEFCVFLGPSGCGKSTLLRIVAGLEDQTDGDVTIGGRSMNGVPAAERGVAMVFQSYALFPHMSVYDNMAFGLKLAKTPKAEVDRKVREAARVLQLDTLLERKPRELSGGQRQRVAIGRAIVREPGVFLFDEPLSNLDAALRGQTRIEIARLHQRFAQASVVYVTHDQIEAMTLADKIVLLHAGADTQRFGSIAQIGAPLELYHRPRSRFVAGFIGSPRMNFLDGEVDAVAHDGVHVRLKRSDTTLRVQVDGARLTRGQTVTVGIRPEHIRLDGDAQTLAVRSLITEQLGEHSYVHVECADGTLIAKAPGDVSIRNGEPLALRVPADACHLFDDEGIALTRTVATEAQAFALQMS; from the coding sequence ATGTCCGCAATCTCCCTGAGCAATATCCAGAAGACGTTCGGCGCCAACGCGCCCGTCATCCGCAATCTCAATCTCGACATCGGCGCGCACGAATTCTGTGTGTTCCTCGGACCTTCTGGTTGCGGCAAGTCCACGTTGCTGCGCATCGTCGCCGGCCTCGAAGACCAGACCGACGGCGACGTGACGATCGGCGGCCGGTCGATGAACGGCGTTCCCGCCGCCGAGCGCGGCGTCGCGATGGTGTTCCAGAGCTACGCCCTCTTCCCGCACATGTCGGTCTACGACAACATGGCGTTCGGTTTGAAGCTGGCAAAAACGCCGAAGGCCGAAGTCGACCGGAAGGTGCGCGAAGCGGCGCGCGTGCTGCAACTCGATACGCTGCTCGAACGCAAGCCGCGCGAACTGTCGGGCGGCCAGCGCCAGCGCGTCGCGATTGGCCGCGCGATCGTCCGCGAGCCCGGCGTGTTTCTGTTCGACGAGCCGCTGTCCAATCTCGACGCGGCGCTGCGTGGCCAGACGCGCATTGAAATCGCACGGCTGCATCAGCGATTCGCGCAGGCGAGCGTCGTCTACGTGACGCACGACCAGATCGAAGCGATGACACTCGCCGACAAGATCGTGCTGTTGCACGCGGGCGCGGATACGCAGCGCTTCGGCAGCATCGCGCAGATCGGCGCGCCGCTCGAGCTTTATCACCGGCCGCGCTCGCGGTTCGTCGCGGGTTTCATCGGCTCGCCGCGCATGAATTTCCTCGACGGCGAAGTCGACGCAGTTGCGCACGACGGCGTCCACGTCAGGCTCAAACGCAGCGACACGACACTGCGCGTGCAGGTCGACGGTGCGCGTCTCACGCGCGGTCAGACAGTCACAGTCGGGATTCGTCCCGAGCACATCCGGCTCGATGGCGACGCGCAAACGCTCGCCGTCAGATCGCTGATCACCGAACAGCTCGGCGAGCACAGCTACGTGCATGTGGAATGCGCGGACGGCACGCTGATCGCCAAGGCACCCGGCGATGTGTCGATCCGCAACGGCGAGCCTCTGGCGCTGCGCGTACCCGCCGACGCATGTCATCTGTTCGACGATGAAGGCATCGCGCTAACGCGCACCGTTGCAACCGAAGCGCAAGCTTTCGCACTGCAGATGTCGTAA
- a CDS encoding enoyl-CoA hydratase/isomerase family protein, producing the protein MTDLTHRGQTLLQDLDGFDVQIDAQRERADIILDRPPFNVISMHARDQLRATFEALDEDDRVRVIVVRAKGEHFSSGGDIKGFLEASPETVSKLAWNIAAPTRCSKPVIAANRGFCFGVGFELSLACDFRIATDTTFYALPEQKLGQIPGSGGSARLQQMVGIGRTKDIVMRSRRIPGKQAYDWGIAVECVADAELEAATDALVDELRAFSPLAQRTAKKLLNDTEDAPLSIAIELEGHCYSRLRSSDDFREGVEAFHAKRKPVFHGK; encoded by the coding sequence ATGACCGACCTGACCCATCGCGGCCAGACGCTGCTTCAGGACCTCGACGGCTTCGACGTCCAGATCGACGCCCAACGCGAACGCGCCGACATCATCCTGGACCGTCCGCCGTTCAACGTGATTTCGATGCATGCGCGCGACCAGTTGCGCGCCACCTTCGAAGCCCTCGACGAAGACGACCGCGTGCGTGTCATCGTCGTGCGCGCGAAAGGTGAGCACTTCTCCAGCGGCGGCGACATCAAGGGCTTTCTCGAAGCGTCGCCGGAAACTGTGTCGAAACTCGCATGGAACATCGCGGCGCCCACGCGCTGCTCGAAGCCCGTGATCGCGGCGAATCGCGGCTTCTGCTTCGGCGTGGGCTTCGAGCTGTCGCTCGCGTGTGACTTCCGCATCGCCACCGACACGACCTTCTATGCGCTGCCCGAACAGAAGCTCGGTCAGATCCCCGGTTCGGGCGGTTCCGCGCGCCTGCAGCAGATGGTCGGCATCGGCCGGACGAAAGACATCGTGATGCGCTCGCGCCGCATTCCCGGCAAGCAGGCGTATGACTGGGGCATTGCCGTCGAATGTGTCGCCGACGCCGAACTCGAAGCCGCCACGGATGCGCTCGTCGACGAGTTGCGCGCGTTCTCGCCGCTCGCGCAACGCACCGCGAAGAAGCTGCTCAACGATACGGAAGATGCGCCGCTGTCGATTGCGATCGAACTGGAAGGCCACTGCTATAGCCGCCTGCGTTCGTCCGACGATTTCCGCGAAGGCGTCGAGGCATTTCACGCAAAGCGCAAGCCCGTGTTCCACGGGAAATAA
- a CDS encoding (2Fe-2S)-binding protein has protein sequence MSKSTPHVMRHGEQHAVTLTLNGRERGGHCETRELLSDFLRHELGATGTHVGCEHGVCGACTVHVDGVAARSCLMLAVQADGRRVDTVEGLAPAQTLGDLQQAFSRHHALQCGFCTAGILMSCADFLQRVPDPTEAQVREMLSGHICRCTGYTPIVAAVLDCAARRKAQCADTEAEHA, from the coding sequence GTGAGCAAGTCCACACCCCACGTCATGCGGCACGGCGAGCAGCACGCCGTCACGCTGACGCTCAATGGCCGCGAACGCGGCGGTCATTGCGAAACCCGCGAACTGTTGTCCGACTTCCTGCGCCATGAACTCGGCGCAACGGGCACGCACGTCGGCTGCGAACATGGCGTGTGCGGCGCGTGCACCGTGCATGTCGATGGCGTCGCGGCCCGCTCGTGCCTGATGCTCGCGGTACAAGCCGATGGACGGCGCGTCGATACCGTCGAAGGGCTCGCGCCCGCGCAGACGCTCGGCGATCTGCAACAGGCGTTCTCGCGTCATCACGCGTTGCAGTGCGGCTTCTGCACGGCGGGCATCCTGATGTCGTGTGCGGACTTTTTACAGCGCGTGCCCGATCCGACGGAAGCACAGGTGCGCGAGATGCTCTCGGGCCACATCTGCCGCTGTACGGGCTATACGCCGATCGTCGCCGCGGTGCTCGACTGCGCGGCGCGGCGCAAGGCGCAGTGCGCGGACACGGAGGCCGAACATGCTTGA
- a CDS encoding LacI family DNA-binding transcriptional regulator: MATLTDVARRAQVTAATVSNVLRNPDKVRPETAERVKRAIRELGYRPNLNARALAEGRSPTLALMLSSIANPFYPEFVLAAERAARRAGYFLMVCNTDDDAEIGRAYLTQIAGTLAEGVLVLNTDIAINELCESAAVGAPIVLSLWEHPEQLPALPCVAVDFAHAGALAARHLLELGHRDIGMLVGDGCGGLQDARATGFREVMREAGLEPDDAAVLQISDTIDAGFAACVELMEREPHLSALFATNDLLAIGALQALATLGRKVPDDVSVIGITDIQLAHQVRPSLTTVAINTEAIAQASIELLIRLIHEPRGDAPPPAVIAPLPTLVRRQST; the protein is encoded by the coding sequence ATGGCGACATTAACCGACGTCGCGCGACGCGCGCAGGTCACGGCCGCAACCGTTTCGAACGTGCTGCGCAACCCGGACAAGGTGCGCCCGGAAACGGCCGAGCGTGTGAAGCGCGCTATCCGCGAACTGGGCTACCGGCCGAACCTGAACGCGCGTGCACTAGCGGAAGGGCGTTCGCCTACGCTGGCGCTGATGCTGTCGAGCATCGCGAATCCGTTCTATCCCGAGTTCGTGCTGGCGGCCGAACGAGCGGCGCGCCGCGCCGGTTACTTCCTGATGGTCTGCAATACGGACGACGACGCGGAAATCGGCCGTGCCTACCTCACGCAGATTGCGGGCACGCTGGCCGAAGGCGTGCTGGTGCTCAACACGGATATCGCGATTAACGAACTGTGCGAATCCGCGGCCGTCGGCGCGCCGATCGTGCTGAGCCTGTGGGAGCACCCCGAGCAGTTGCCCGCGCTGCCGTGCGTAGCCGTCGATTTCGCGCATGCGGGCGCGCTCGCGGCGCGGCATCTGCTGGAACTGGGACATCGCGATATCGGCATGCTGGTCGGCGACGGGTGCGGCGGCTTGCAGGATGCGCGCGCGACGGGCTTTCGCGAGGTGATGCGCGAAGCCGGTCTCGAACCGGATGATGCCGCCGTGCTGCAGATTTCCGATACGATCGACGCAGGCTTTGCCGCCTGCGTGGAACTGATGGAACGCGAGCCGCATCTCAGCGCGCTGTTTGCGACCAATGATCTGCTCGCCATCGGCGCGTTGCAGGCGCTGGCGACGCTAGGCCGCAAAGTGCCCGACGATGTGTCCGTGATCGGCATCACGGACATCCAGCTGGCGCATCAGGTGCGGCCTTCGTTGACGACGGTGGCGATCAACACGGAAGCAATTGCGCAGGCGTCGATTGAACTGCTGATACGGTTGATTCACGAGCCGCGTGGCGACGCGCCGCCGCCCGCTGTGATTGCGCCTTTGCCGACGCTGGTGAGAAGGCAGTCCACGTAG
- a CDS encoding LysR family transcriptional regulator: MDLKQIQYFIALFEDGSVTRAAKRLNIVQPALSMQIAKLEAELGQALFERGPHGMTPTDAARQMYRLYTPIMRDIEHARVQLSRQDVIVTGRVSLGMVASETESVLAESLAKFDALFPQVEVSVADGFSAQLIDGVEAGRLDAAIINKPRGRLALDMQPLLVEEMVYVTGMKCVAALPDTIDLSQPPAVELVLPTRRNGLRGALDAALMAANIVIKPTFEIDLLSTIVQFVEQSSVATILPRVVVQRKVDEGTLRAHRITTPSILRHIVQVSHPKRPIGPAAQALIDIIADEIRRVTKSAADE, from the coding sequence ATGGACCTCAAACAAATCCAGTACTTCATCGCACTCTTCGAAGACGGCTCGGTGACGCGCGCGGCAAAGCGCCTGAACATCGTCCAGCCGGCGCTCAGCATGCAGATTGCGAAACTCGAAGCGGAGCTGGGGCAGGCGCTCTTCGAACGCGGTCCGCACGGCATGACGCCCACTGATGCCGCGCGGCAGATGTATCGCCTCTACACGCCGATCATGCGCGACATCGAGCACGCGCGCGTGCAGTTGAGCCGTCAGGATGTGATCGTCACGGGACGCGTATCGCTCGGTATGGTCGCCTCGGAAACGGAAAGCGTGCTCGCCGAATCGCTGGCGAAGTTCGATGCGCTGTTTCCTCAGGTCGAGGTGTCGGTGGCCGATGGGTTCAGCGCACAGTTGATCGACGGCGTCGAAGCAGGGCGCCTCGATGCCGCGATCATCAACAAGCCGCGCGGCCGCCTCGCGCTCGACATGCAGCCGCTGCTGGTCGAAGAGATGGTGTACGTGACGGGCATGAAGTGCGTTGCCGCATTGCCAGACACCATCGATCTTTCACAGCCGCCCGCCGTCGAGCTGGTTCTGCCCACCCGACGCAACGGCCTGCGCGGCGCGCTCGACGCCGCGTTGATGGCCGCCAACATCGTCATCAAGCCGACGTTCGAAATCGATCTGCTGAGCACCATCGTGCAGTTCGTCGAACAAAGCAGCGTCGCCACGATCCTGCCGCGTGTGGTCGTGCAGCGCAAAGTGGACGAAGGCACGCTGCGCGCGCACCGCATCACGACGCCGTCGATCCTGCGGCACATCGTTCAGGTGTCGCATCCGAAGCGGCCGATCGGGCCCGCCGCGCAAGCACTCATCGACATCATCGCGGACGAAATCCGCCGCGTCACGAAGAGCGCGGCGGACGAGTGA
- a CDS encoding AMP-binding protein, whose product MLDLGRTFLQSVERSPNALALVDGEFRATYAQWHRLILQAAHGLRELGLAHGDRLLVVLQNRWEMATLHWACQFAGIVIVPLNWRAKPEELDYCVSDAGVKAIVYEPVSAEAVMQSPAAQNVPRIALDDAPGRTASIDVLLAVQPAYESLEPAATHATADDYSLILYTSGTTGKAKGVPRRHRHERAAALAHVAQNLYRHGERTLGVMPLYHTMGVRSLLSMALVDGLFVCVRRWNARLALDSIAQYKLSCLYLVPTLYHDLLADRAFGDIDTSSVTKLGFAGAPMSDGLLKRLSAAFEPELFVNHYGSSEVYTVSIDQHATLKPGSAGRAGINTRLRIVKLDAQSPDDVAAVREEGQIIADLLGDEAFEGYWNRPDANAKSLRNGWYFTGDTGFFDEDGDLYVSGRVDDMIISGGENISPVDIESVLSLHPCVDEVAVAGVKDERWGQRVVAFVKRRDYVDGDTLDAWCRASDLVNFKRPRDYVFVDDIPKSPVGKILRRKLQAGEYLRDERGPAASVDVLHQHIEITKE is encoded by the coding sequence ATGCTTGATCTCGGCCGCACGTTTCTGCAAAGCGTGGAGCGCAGTCCGAATGCGCTGGCGCTCGTCGATGGCGAGTTTCGCGCCACTTACGCGCAATGGCACCGGCTGATTCTGCAAGCGGCGCACGGGTTGCGCGAACTGGGTCTCGCGCATGGCGACCGTCTGCTCGTCGTGCTGCAAAACCGCTGGGAAATGGCGACGCTGCACTGGGCCTGCCAGTTCGCGGGCATCGTCATCGTGCCGCTCAACTGGCGTGCGAAGCCCGAGGAACTCGATTATTGCGTGAGCGATGCGGGCGTGAAGGCGATCGTCTACGAGCCCGTCAGCGCGGAAGCCGTGATGCAAAGCCCCGCCGCGCAGAACGTGCCGCGTATCGCGCTGGACGATGCGCCGGGACGCACCGCATCGATCGATGTGCTGCTCGCAGTGCAACCCGCGTATGAAAGCCTTGAACCGGCCGCGACGCACGCCACCGCCGACGACTACTCGCTGATCCTCTACACGTCAGGCACGACAGGCAAGGCCAAAGGCGTGCCGCGCCGGCACCGGCACGAACGCGCTGCAGCGCTCGCGCATGTGGCGCAGAACCTCTATCGACACGGCGAGCGCACACTCGGCGTGATGCCGCTCTATCACACGATGGGCGTGCGTTCGCTGCTTTCCATGGCGCTCGTCGATGGTCTGTTCGTCTGTGTGCGCCGCTGGAATGCGCGCCTCGCGCTCGATTCGATTGCGCAATACAAGCTCTCGTGTCTCTATCTCGTGCCGACGCTCTATCACGATCTGCTCGCGGATCGCGCGTTCGGCGATATCGACACGTCATCCGTCACGAAGCTCGGCTTTGCGGGCGCGCCGATGAGCGATGGCTTGCTCAAACGTCTTTCGGCTGCCTTCGAGCCGGAACTGTTCGTCAACCACTACGGTTCGTCCGAGGTCTACACGGTCAGCATCGATCAGCACGCCACGCTCAAGCCCGGCAGCGCCGGACGGGCGGGCATCAACACCCGCTTGCGCATCGTGAAGCTCGACGCGCAGTCGCCCGACGACGTCGCCGCCGTGCGCGAAGAAGGCCAGATCATCGCGGACCTGCTCGGCGACGAAGCTTTCGAAGGTTACTGGAACCGACCCGATGCGAACGCGAAGTCGCTGCGCAACGGCTGGTATTTCACGGGCGACACGGGCTTCTTCGACGAAGACGGCGACCTCTACGTCTCCGGCCGCGTCGACGACATGATCATCAGCGGCGGCGAGAACATCTCGCCCGTCGATATCGAATCGGTGCTGTCGCTGCATCCGTGCGTCGACGAAGTGGCCGTGGCGGGCGTGAAAGACGAACGCTGGGGACAGCGCGTGGTCGCCTTCGTCAAGCGCCGCGATTACGTGGACGGCGACACGCTCGACGCATGGTGCCGCGCGTCCGATCTCGTCAACTTCAAGCGCCCGCGCGACTACGTGTTCGTCGACGACATACCGAAGTCTCCCGTCGGCAAGATACTGCGCCGCAAGCTCCAGGCCGGCGAATACCTGCGCGACGAGCGCGGCCCGGCCGCATCAGTCGACGTTTTGCATCAACACATTGAAATCACGAAGGAGTGA